In Aythya fuligula isolate bAytFul2 chromosome 14, bAytFul2.pri, whole genome shotgun sequence, the following proteins share a genomic window:
- the NUDCD2 gene encoding nudC domain-containing protein 2, which produces MAAPFEERSGVVPCRTAWGRWYQTLEEVFVEVHVPPGTRAKDVSCSLQSRHLALAVGGRQLLQGKLFDSTIADEGTWTLEDRKLIRIVLMKTNRDAGNCWTSLLENDYAADPWVQDQMQRKLTLERFQRENPGFDFSGAEISGNYSKGGPDFFSLEK; this is translated from the exons ATGGCGGCGCCCTTCGAGGAGCGCAGCGGCGTGGTGCCCTGCCGCACGGCCTGGGGCCGCTGGTACCAGACGCTGGAGGAGGTGTTCGTGGAGGTGCACGTCCCGCCCGGCACCCGGGCCAAGGACgtgagctgcagcctgcagagccgACACCTGGCGCTGGCCGTGGGGGGccggcagctgctgcag GGTAAACTTTTTGACTCTACGATAGCTGATGAAGGAACATGGACGTTAG aagacagaaaactgaTACGCATTGTTCTGATGAAGACGAATCGAGATGCTGGAAATTGTTGGACGTCTCTGTTAGAAAATGATTATGCTGCTGATCCTTGGGTACAAGACCAGATGCAAAGGAAACTTACACTGGAACGATTCCAAAGAGAG AACCCTGGATTTGACTTCAGTGGTGCAGAAATCTCTGGAAATTACAGCAAAGGAGGACCAGACTTCTTTAGCCTTGAAAAATGA
- the HMMR gene encoding hyaluronan mediated motility receptor isoform X1, with product MASRGAAPRRGGCGETNQNSEKNAPTSVTGGGCGSFGSMPVSGSLKPRKDLILMKEKKKQKTLEKEIRALVRERGEQDKKLRALDEDFAKIEAKLSAAVQEKTSLLANVACLKKQLLELTRTNELLKSKLCEDGVQKKMSSLCMELMKLRNKRDAKEKTALAKQEDMEMKLQEVQRNLEHSKGKVAELKEKLSATEREKAEDKFDTEKLLEYITELSSIAETVEKYKLDAAQMKETLIKKDQDIKILTDTLKTKEDESCMLIRELNERCELLEQEKEKESSESRRKILSMNAEIEDLKKKISLEEQEHQKLLEKQEEILSQLQQEKELSASIQQRLLDFQDEVTSERHLLEEEMKVAMNELNKLHAKEKKAEKLVKWLEQETKSKTLELAQMEVKLKGKNAELEQINEMHSSAVRQIQEEHSNTLCKLGKTLAEFESYKKTIAEEICSLKVENTSLQEQIAELKKTSQDNLQLLQEAEYAKDKAKEEYARMLLEAQTKLALKEAEAERTRESCLAQITKLQEKLKEQTEDLQKKLEADQRSRKTVSEDMTSSLKEEIKTWRNLYEELHNKTKPFQRQLDAFEAEKNALLSEHGATQEELNKLSDAYAKLLGHQNQKQKIKHVMKLKEENTHLKQDVSKLRALLAKQKQANRDLQEQLCAIQGIRRFDPSKAFQHGSKENISPRTPLKEGNRKQE from the exons ATGGCCTCGCGTGGAGCGGCCCCGCGGCGCGGCGGTTGTG GTGAGACAAATCAGAACAGCGAGAAGAATGCACCTACCTCTGTAACTGGAGGGGGATGTGGATCTTTTGGATCAATG ccgGTTAGTGGGAGTCTGAAGCCTAGAAAAGATCTCATACtcatgaaagagaagaagaaacagaagacacTGGAGAAGGAG ATTCGTGCATTAGTGAGAGAGCGTGGAGAGCAGGATAAAAAACTTCGGGCTCTGGATGAGGATTTTGCTAAGATTGAAGCTaagctgagtgctgcagttCAGGAGAAAACATCTCTTTTGGCAAATGTTGCTTGCctgaaaaaacagcttctggAACTAACAAGAACCAATGAACTACTAAAATCTAAG CTGTGTGAAGATGgtgtgcagaagaaaatgagcagCCTGTGTATGGAGTTAATGAAGCTCAGAAACAAGAGGGATGCTAAGGAAAAA acTGCACTTGCAAAACAGGAAGACATGGAAATGAAGCTGCAGGAGGTGCAAAGGAATCTAGAgcattcaaaaggaaaagtagcagagttaaaagaaaaact ATCTGCTAcggagagagagaaagctgaagACAAGTTTGACACTGAAAAACTCTTGGAATATATCACAGAGCTCAG TAGTATTGCAGAAACTGTAGAGAAATACAAACTAGATGCTGCCCAGATGAAAGAGACATTGATAAAGAAAGACCAAGACATCAAGATCCTGACTGATACACTCAAAACAAAAGAGGACGAATCATGTATGCTGATCAGAGAACTTAATGAAAGGTGTGAGTTGCTTGAACAAGAAAAAG AAAAAGAGTCTTCTGAGAGCAGGCGAAAAATCCTGAGTATGAATGCTGAAATagaagatctgaaaaaaaaaatcagcttagaAGAACAAGAACACCAAAAACTGCTTGAGAAGCAGGAGGAGATTCtctctcagctgcagcaagagaAG GAGCTGTCTGCATCTATCCAGCAGAGGTTACTAGATTTTCAAGATGAGGTAACAAGTGAGAGACACCTCTTGGAAGAAGAGATGAAGGTTGCAATGAATGAGCTGAATAAATTGCATGCTAAGGAGAAGAAAGCTGAGAAGTTGGTGAAGTGGTTGGAACAAGAAACCAAATCTAAAACTCTTGAACTTGCACAGATGGAAGTAAAGTTGAAAGG gaagaatGCTGAGTTGGAGCAAATCAACGAAATGCACAGCAGTGCGGTTCGGCAAATCCAGGAAGAGCATAGCAACACATTGTGTAAACTTGGAAAGACTCTTGCTGAGTTTGAAAG CTACAAGAAGACAATAGCTGAAGAAATATGCAGCCTTAAAGTGGAGAATACATCTCTGCAAGAACAAATTGctgaactaaaaaaaacaagccaagaTAATCTACAGCTGCTTCAGGAAGCAGAGTATGctaaagacaaagcaaaagaagaatatGCAAG GATGCTTTTAGAAGCCCAGACAAAGCTTGcactgaaagaagcagaagcagagagaacAAGAGAATCTTGCCTTGCACAAATTACTAAGCTtcaggaaaaactgaaagagcAAACTGAAGATCTACAAAAAAAACTTGAAGCAGATCAAAGATCAAG GAAAACCGTAAGTGAAGATATGACCTCTAGCTTAAAAGAAGAGATAAAGACTTGGCGTAATCTATATGAAGAGTTGCATAACAAAACTAAGCCTTTTCAG CGCCAGCTAGATGCGTTTGAAGCAGAGAAGAATGCTCTCTTAAGTGAGCATGGTGCAACCCAAGAAGAACTGAATAAACTAAGTGATGCATATGCGAAACTACTTGGCCACCAgaaccagaaacaaaaaatcaagcATGTTATGAAGTTGAAGGAGGAGAACACCCACTTGAAACAG GATGTCTCCAAACTGCGTGCACTgctagcaaaacaaaagcaagcaaacagggATCTTCAGGAGCAACTCTGTGCAATTCAGGGCATTAGGCGGTTTGATCCTTCCAAAGCTTTCCAGCATGgcagcaaggaaaatatttctccaagAACTCCTTTGAAAGAAG GTAATAGAAAACAAGAGTAA
- the HMMR gene encoding hyaluronan mediated motility receptor isoform X2: protein MHRRAGRQEGETNQNSEKNAPTSVTGGGCGSFGSMPVSGSLKPRKDLILMKEKKKQKTLEKEIRALVRERGEQDKKLRALDEDFAKIEAKLSAAVQEKTSLLANVACLKKQLLELTRTNELLKSKLCEDGVQKKMSSLCMELMKLRNKRDAKEKTALAKQEDMEMKLQEVQRNLEHSKGKVAELKEKLSATEREKAEDKFDTEKLLEYITELSSIAETVEKYKLDAAQMKETLIKKDQDIKILTDTLKTKEDESCMLIRELNERCELLEQEKEKESSESRRKILSMNAEIEDLKKKISLEEQEHQKLLEKQEEILSQLQQEKELSASIQQRLLDFQDEVTSERHLLEEEMKVAMNELNKLHAKEKKAEKLVKWLEQETKSKTLELAQMEVKLKGKNAELEQINEMHSSAVRQIQEEHSNTLCKLGKTLAEFESYKKTIAEEICSLKVENTSLQEQIAELKKTSQDNLQLLQEAEYAKDKAKEEYARMLLEAQTKLALKEAEAERTRESCLAQITKLQEKLKEQTEDLQKKLEADQRSRKTVSEDMTSSLKEEIKTWRNLYEELHNKTKPFQRQLDAFEAEKNALLSEHGATQEELNKLSDAYAKLLGHQNQKQKIKHVMKLKEENTHLKQDVSKLRALLAKQKQANRDLQEQLCAIQGIRRFDPSKAFQHGSKENISPRTPLKEGNRKQE from the exons ATGCATCGCcgggctgggaggcaggagg GTGAGACAAATCAGAACAGCGAGAAGAATGCACCTACCTCTGTAACTGGAGGGGGATGTGGATCTTTTGGATCAATG ccgGTTAGTGGGAGTCTGAAGCCTAGAAAAGATCTCATACtcatgaaagagaagaagaaacagaagacacTGGAGAAGGAG ATTCGTGCATTAGTGAGAGAGCGTGGAGAGCAGGATAAAAAACTTCGGGCTCTGGATGAGGATTTTGCTAAGATTGAAGCTaagctgagtgctgcagttCAGGAGAAAACATCTCTTTTGGCAAATGTTGCTTGCctgaaaaaacagcttctggAACTAACAAGAACCAATGAACTACTAAAATCTAAG CTGTGTGAAGATGgtgtgcagaagaaaatgagcagCCTGTGTATGGAGTTAATGAAGCTCAGAAACAAGAGGGATGCTAAGGAAAAA acTGCACTTGCAAAACAGGAAGACATGGAAATGAAGCTGCAGGAGGTGCAAAGGAATCTAGAgcattcaaaaggaaaagtagcagagttaaaagaaaaact ATCTGCTAcggagagagagaaagctgaagACAAGTTTGACACTGAAAAACTCTTGGAATATATCACAGAGCTCAG TAGTATTGCAGAAACTGTAGAGAAATACAAACTAGATGCTGCCCAGATGAAAGAGACATTGATAAAGAAAGACCAAGACATCAAGATCCTGACTGATACACTCAAAACAAAAGAGGACGAATCATGTATGCTGATCAGAGAACTTAATGAAAGGTGTGAGTTGCTTGAACAAGAAAAAG AAAAAGAGTCTTCTGAGAGCAGGCGAAAAATCCTGAGTATGAATGCTGAAATagaagatctgaaaaaaaaaatcagcttagaAGAACAAGAACACCAAAAACTGCTTGAGAAGCAGGAGGAGATTCtctctcagctgcagcaagagaAG GAGCTGTCTGCATCTATCCAGCAGAGGTTACTAGATTTTCAAGATGAGGTAACAAGTGAGAGACACCTCTTGGAAGAAGAGATGAAGGTTGCAATGAATGAGCTGAATAAATTGCATGCTAAGGAGAAGAAAGCTGAGAAGTTGGTGAAGTGGTTGGAACAAGAAACCAAATCTAAAACTCTTGAACTTGCACAGATGGAAGTAAAGTTGAAAGG gaagaatGCTGAGTTGGAGCAAATCAACGAAATGCACAGCAGTGCGGTTCGGCAAATCCAGGAAGAGCATAGCAACACATTGTGTAAACTTGGAAAGACTCTTGCTGAGTTTGAAAG CTACAAGAAGACAATAGCTGAAGAAATATGCAGCCTTAAAGTGGAGAATACATCTCTGCAAGAACAAATTGctgaactaaaaaaaacaagccaagaTAATCTACAGCTGCTTCAGGAAGCAGAGTATGctaaagacaaagcaaaagaagaatatGCAAG GATGCTTTTAGAAGCCCAGACAAAGCTTGcactgaaagaagcagaagcagagagaacAAGAGAATCTTGCCTTGCACAAATTACTAAGCTtcaggaaaaactgaaagagcAAACTGAAGATCTACAAAAAAAACTTGAAGCAGATCAAAGATCAAG GAAAACCGTAAGTGAAGATATGACCTCTAGCTTAAAAGAAGAGATAAAGACTTGGCGTAATCTATATGAAGAGTTGCATAACAAAACTAAGCCTTTTCAG CGCCAGCTAGATGCGTTTGAAGCAGAGAAGAATGCTCTCTTAAGTGAGCATGGTGCAACCCAAGAAGAACTGAATAAACTAAGTGATGCATATGCGAAACTACTTGGCCACCAgaaccagaaacaaaaaatcaagcATGTTATGAAGTTGAAGGAGGAGAACACCCACTTGAAACAG GATGTCTCCAAACTGCGTGCACTgctagcaaaacaaaagcaagcaaacagggATCTTCAGGAGCAACTCTGTGCAATTCAGGGCATTAGGCGGTTTGATCCTTCCAAAGCTTTCCAGCATGgcagcaaggaaaatatttctccaagAACTCCTTTGAAAGAAG GTAATAGAAAACAAGAGTAA